From the Theileria parva strain Muguga chromosome 3 map unlocalized ctg_531, whole genome shotgun sequence genome, one window contains:
- a CDS encoding BTB And C-terminal Kelch family protein, producing MLSPLVNLRLSDLTGRADINDDYTDMLLVLRKPDNFFKDTSYDSDVVINVHSGVLRVASSYFNEAIDSLLEKKSKSNDDLSKNGPLQLVVDTEYPAVVKRIIYYIYKNDYQSMNEDPSSLIPLYVESARFNLVELKNSVVKLIRSQASLEDLANLASAAEVAEEFELAQECGRILADSSYAVFSSDLYLRLGFSALKTLLQSDNVQLDEVQVFVSLCHYLDSKKNLNSPYSSSQIGPKEKELIKHVRFCSMSPKSLSEFRRESVNTFLLDASLRILNKTQMKPRVFPWMENAEYKTICYNGLFPIMLVRSGKFKLSNLDHDSSNCRLVTPRLDTKDQNDSYPAHTHGVEREGCELFWAFKVSRTSSGRIGLGLTINSDKPLDELSRGIFSKMPKSRKVAFFYDFSQNKFKSGYIDDTSVLDIKNLWTYESNMNRAVYKLKTNDVVYIRVHVTFTCVNFTISVANTNFNEKFTIPVGSKRMIGNSIRRPGILTSPFIVTYDVGDSLLLPELTSKLIIA from the exons ATGTTAAGTCCCTTGGTTAACCTGAGATTATCAGACCTAACTGGGAG ggCTGACATTAACGATGATTATACTGACATGCTTCTTGTGCTCAGAAAACCTGATAATTTCTTCAAA GACACTTCTTACGACTCTGACGTTGTCATAAATGTCCATAGTGGTGTTCTGAGGGTTGCCTCATCTTATTTTAACGAGGCAATAGACTCTCTACTTGAAAAGAAATCTAAATCTAACG atgaTTTGAGTAAGAATGGGCCTTTACAGTTAGTTGTCGATACTGAATATCCGGCAGTGGTCAAGCgtataatatactacatTTACAA GAATGATTACCAGAGCATGAATGAAGACCCTAGTTCCCTGATTCCATTATATGTAGAAAGTGCTCGGTTTAACCTTGTAGAGCTCAAAAACAGTGTTGTTAAGTTGATAAGGTCCCAGGCATCTCTTGAAGACCTTGCAAATCTAGCCTCAGCGGCTGAGGTAGCTGAGGAGTTTGAGCTTGCACAAGAATGCGGGAGAATACTTGCAGATTCATCATACGCCGTTTTTTcaa GCGATTTGTATTTGAGACTTGGATTTTCTGCTTTGAAAACGCTGTTGCAGAGTGATAACGTTCAGTTGGATGAGGTTCAAGTTTTCGTCTCACTATGCCACTATTTGGACAGTAAAAAGAACCTAAACTCGCCTTACAGTTCTTCACAAATAGGACCAAAAGAAAAG GAACTAATAAAGCATGTAAGGTTCTGCTCAATGTCACCCAAGTCTCTGTCCGAGTTTAGAAGAGAATCAGTAAACACCTTTTTACTGGATGCTTCATTGAggattttaaataaaaccCAGATGAAGCCCAGAGTTTTTCCATGGATG gaAAACGCAGAGTATAAGACTATTTGTTACAACGGGTTATTTCCCATCATGCTGGTCAGATCTGGAAAGTTTAAACTATCGAACCTGGATCACGACTCAAGTAACTGCAGATTAGTAACACCGAGACTTGATACCAAGGATCAAAATGATTCTTACCCAGCTCACACCCATG GAGTTGAAAGAGAGGGTTGTGAGTTGTTTTGGGCTTTTAAAGTGTCTAGAACATCTAGTGGCAGGATAGGTCTTGGACTAACTATTAACTCCGATAAACCATTGGATGAACTTTCTAGGGGAATATTCTCAAAAATGCCCAAATCGCGGAAAGTCGCATTCTTCTACGATTTCAGCCAAAACAAGTTCAAATCTGGCTACATCGATGACACCTCAGT TTTGGACATAAAGAATTTGTGGACCTACGAATCTAATATGAACAGAGCTGTCTATAAGTTAAAGACCAACGATGTGGTTTACATCAGAGTACATGTTACATTCACCTGCGTCAACTTTACAATCTCAGTGGCAAACACCAACTTTAATGAAAAGTTCACCATACCAGTTGGCTCAAAA AGGATGATTGGAAATTCAATTAGACGTCCTGGTATATTAACATCACCATTTATTGTAACATACGATGTCGGAGACTCACTCTTATTACCTGAACTTACTTCTAAACTCATTATAGCATAA
- a CDS encoding Telomere stability and silencing family protein, whose protein sequence is MSTNLVIYLPSRPTECFQLSSESLKVLGFNSEDLLYKHYCSPEDQCRGSYPCFKSDIFNHVVSKLYNVNLEKFYLLINGKLTDKKEHNKNLNLNHRSTPKDLINVTVLYKLLGGKGGFGKILKTQSNKKRQSNNLDSCRNLQGQRIRTVRLSDQMNKWKESESVREKLGDDVYKLPKKDKPSENIKPEKFCDPKYVETVKKEVSKVKETVLRGFDRKLEKESQDFKLCEELESKRSTLIDSCSNIYDL, encoded by the coding sequence ATGTCCACGAACTTGGTGATTTATCTTCCTTCCAGGCCCACCGAATGTTTTCAGTTATCTTCAGAATCTTTGAAAGTTTTAGGCTTTAACTCCGAGGATCTCCTTTACAAACACTATTGCAGTCCAGAAGACCAATGCAGAGGTTCATACCCCTGCTTCAAAAGTGATATTTTCAATCATGTCGTGAGCAAATTGTACAACGTTAATCTGGAGAAGTTTTACCTCCTAATAAATGGAAAACTAACTGATAAAAAAGaacataataaaaatttaaatttaaaccaCCGTTCTACCCCTAAggatttaataaatgtaaCAGTTCTATACAAGCTTCTGGGAGGAAAGGGAGGCTTTGGGAAAATCCTCAAGACGCAGTCAAACAAGAAAAGACAGTCAAATAACCTTGACTCATGCCGTAATTTACAGGGCCAGAGGATACGAACTGTAAGGCTTTCCGACCAGATGAATAAGTGGAAGGAGTCGGAATCGGTTCGTGAAAAACTGGGCGATGATGTATACAAATTACCAAAAAAAGACAAACCttctgaaaatattaaaccTGAAAAATTTTGTGACCCGAAGTACGTAGAAACAGTTAAGAAGGAGGTTTCCAAGGTCAAGGAAACTGTTCTCAGAGGATTCGACAGGAAACTTGAAAAGGAATCTCAAgactttaaattatgtgaaGAATTAGAATCAAAGCGATCTACACTAATTGATTCGTGTTCGAATATTTACGATTTATAG
- a CDS encoding PRELI-like family protein: MLFNTLKYNFDWESVTCGFWRKSPSKYLPYINNVYTISATVHPDQKCLKVHRMYHVKFNFPYLIKKVIGNNQEYYLLEESIVDLDKRKLSYNIEGFSPDYYMYSESASFEESSNPGVTDFSSSIDIKIRGFGIMNLPLEKFCKNAIFESISRSNDFNAMVESISSCLSESHVKT; this comes from the exons ATGTTATTCAACACACTTAAGTATAACTTCGACTGGGAATCCGTTACG TGCGGGTTCTGGCGTAAATCTCCCAGCAAATACCTCCCTTATATTAACAATGTCTATACCATCAGTGCAACCGTTCACCCAGACCAAAAATGTTTAAAGGTCCACAGGATGTACCACGTCAAGTTCAACTTCCCATACTTGATAA AGAAAGTCATCGGGAATAACCAAGAGTACTACCTTCTTGAGGAATCCATCGTCGACTTGGATAAACGGAAATTATCCTACAACATAGAAGGATTCTCACCAGACTACTACAT GTATTCTGAATCCGCTTCTTTCGAAGAGTCTTCAAATCCGGGCGTCACTGACTTTTCATCATCAATAGATATTAAGATTAGAGGCTTCGGAATTATGAACCTTCCGCTTGAAAAG ttTTGTAAAAACGCTATTTTCGAGTCAATATCGAGATCTAACGATTTCAACGCGATGGTAGAAAGCATATCATCATGTCTATCAGAGTCTCACGTTAAAACCTAA
- the chl1 gene encoding DNA repair helicase (rad3) family protein yields the protein MTLDPRKDDVKFELPFDPYPNQLIFMKDAYRCFDESLFGLFESPTGSGKTLSILCSALTWLKNNRSKTMMCDIGLEPSRDEEVPEWVSQASLNHKKKMVEDVIKDEAVKLEELRKKVSDRLDTSDGKLRIRENYKRLLTKPESDTTEENKLENLNKTQIIICSRTFSQLNQYVKEFKQLNTINRNIRLAMGTGRSQVCINKQIKSKCKTPEELNDECRRSKCEFRSNTTGLSEIATCYPLDLEDLVRLGKDLGNCPYYSNLTTIPNADIVLAPYVTVINESLRESLGLRIKDNILIFDEGHNLTDALTESHASKLTLTGLKQLLHQLGMYVSKYGPKFNELMTQRVSEITKFVVTIVENLSKPESSQSLKITAFTVKYALEDIKFHEILNFLSSTDFCRHMRGLAEREYHFRKKKNETIASYTSMVYNLKNFVHSLLYCGSNDEVIITKSEDISIEIFPVASEEFFHKIVGESRSVIVMSGTLSPIEEFLSLAPSRAEVFIHRSLPVFPLDRLLSAVIHKDENGDELVFDYSRRENLKELKYLCTLMEIITEIVPGGIVCFFSSYAYLDVFYKFFLKSSSSNKVLLRKHVFKEQKNVNIFPEYSECCAEKGAILFAVFGGSQSEGVDFSDDLARLVLLVGLPYPPDNIKLKLKREYYNKKSSEAGEQSVSENYSKLAREQRTLLCYKTVNQCIGRAMRHRDDFSGVVLLDSRYKGRDADKYLTDYVKKSISMNENKTNDLRLMLKNFYQKFN from the exons ATGACATTAGATCCTAGGAAGGATGACGTGAAGTTTGAACTTCCGTTTGATCCGTACCCC AaccaattaatttttatgaaaGATGCCTACAGATGTTTTGATGAATCTCTTTTCGGATTATTCGAATCTCCCACAGGCTCTGGAAAAACTTTGTCAATCCTATGCTCAGCCCTGACCTG GCTGAAAAATAATAGATCAAAAACAATGATGTGTGATATTGGTTTAGAGCCTTCTAGAG ATGAAGAAGTTCCGGAATGGGTTTCTCAGGCCTCTTTGAACCATAAGAAGAAGATGGTAGAGGATGTTATAAAGGATGAAGCAGTAAAGCTTGAAGAACTCAGAAAGAAAGTCTCTGACCGCCTGGATACTTCAGATGGTAAATTGAGAATAAGAGAAAACTACAAGAGATTATTAACTAAACCTGAATCTGACACAACTGAA gaGAATAAGCTTGAAAACCTTAACAAGACCCAGATCATAATTTGCAGCCGGACTTTCTCACAACTGAACCAATACGTAAAGGAGTTTAAGCAGCTGAATACAATAAACAGGAACATAAGACTAGCAATGGGTACTGGTAGAAGCCAAGTTTGTATTAACAAACAAATAAAGAGCAAGTGTAAAACACCAGAAGAACTGAACGACGAGTGTAGAAGGTCAAAATGTGAATTTAGATCAAATACCACAGGTCTTAGTGAGATAGCAACTTGTTATCCCCTTGATTTGGAAGACTTAGTTCGTCTGGGAAAGGACTTGGGTAATTGTCCCTACTACTCAAACTTAACAACCATACCAAACGCAGACATTGTCTTAGCCCCCTACGTAACAGTAATTAATGAGTCTTTGAGGGAGAGTTTGGGCTTAAGAATCAAAGATAACATCCTCATATTTGATGAGGGCCATAACCTGACAGACGCATTAACTGAGTCTCACGCCTCCAAACTCACATTGACAGGACTTAAACAGCTGTTGCATCAACTTGGTATGTATGTGAGCAAGTATGGGCCAAAATTTAACGAGTTAATGACTCAGAGGGTTTCGGAAATCACTAAATTTGTAGTCACCATTGTAGAGAACCTTTCAAAGCCGGAATCTTCCCAAAGTCTCAAGATCACCGCGTTCACAGTCAAATACGCCCTTGAAGATATCAAGTTCCATGAAATACTTAACTTCCTCTCCTCGACTGATTTCTGCAGGCACATGAGAGGCTTGGCTGAACGTGAATACCACTTCAGAAAAAAGAAGAACGAAACCATAGCCTCATACACGTCAATGGTCTATAACCTGAAGAACTTCGTGCACTCTTTACTCTACTGCGGTTCCAATGACGAGGTTATCATTACAAAATCCGAAGATATTTCAATAGAAATCTTTCCCGTGGCTtcag AGGAATTTTTCCACAAAATCG ttgGTGAATCTAGGTCAGTGATTGTCATGAGTGGTACTCTTTCTCCTATTGAGGAATTCTTATCACTCGCTCCGTCAAGGGCTGAGGTTTTTATCCATAGAAGCCTACCAGTGTTTCCTCTAGACCGGCTGTTATCCGCAGTAATTCATAAAG ACGAGAATGGTGATGAGTTGGTTTTCGACTACTCGAGAAGGGAGAACTTGAAGGAACTGAAGTATTTATGTACTCTAATGGAAATCATCACCGAAATTGTACCAGGTGGAATCGTTTGCTTCTTCTCAAGTTACGCGTACCTTGATGTCTTTTACAAGTTCTTCCTCAAGTCAAGTTCAAGCAACAAGGTCCTGCTGAGGAAACACGTCTTCAAGGAACAAA aGAATGTGAATATATTTCCTGAGTACAGCGAATGCTGTGCCGAGAAGGGTGCCATACTATTCGCGGTTTTCGGAGGAAGTCAGAGTGAAGGTGTTGATTTTTCCGATGATTTGGCCAGACTCGTTCTCCTGGTAGGCCTACCATACCCCCCAGACAACATTAAACTAAAACTAAAACGTGAATACTACAACAAAAAGT CATCTGAAGCCGGTGAGCAATCAGTATCTGAAAACTATTCAAAGCTTGCGAGGGAACAGAGGACACTGTTGTGCTACAAGACCGTAAACCAGTGTATTGGAAGAGCAATGAGACATAGAGATGACTTTTCTGGAGTTGTCCTGTTGGACAGCAGGTACAAGGGAAGAGATGCTGATAAGTACCTAACAGACTATGTTAAGAAATCAATTTCTAtgaatgaaaataaaactaatgACTTAAGGCTGATGCTAAAGAACTTTTACCAAAAATTCAACTAA
- the leng8 gene encoding SAC3/GANP/Nin1/mts3/eIF-3 p25 family protein, with the protein MYNFNPKGQQPRLSYNMLYSHLKLLGYTDELAGIEAHKFMKQVNSLNQQSNPLNQQSNSFNQQSNSFNQQPNPLNQQSNSFNQQPNVQANTSQFNQNMYRDTNYNAAGYNLNSNVFNQQVQPIQGINPPQIKQSFNLGFESLSNQANYDKNNLLSGVKISSKATPPFPSLQLNDPLDPHKTRKRPPLDPRTLAEIFNTESVQPLQCDPAHPITLLYQKQNPPSNPFLIGHDLPTESPLVKSVPGYSLNQPPPPSYPYKQPVGTVPQPNVRCSGIMPQNPPKMPSPFSLDNKLLTPNKNNEMPSPFCLDNRGAPNKIPSPFYLDNKGTPNQNKQNEMPSPFYLDTKGTTPNQNKQNEDTASLTIVQVNRWIQDLYLHLNMTTCSKTLRKAVNIYIQHVMEKFRNGTLTMNELKMLSPDEILNFKPTNVDQPRETMNFKSKNVEPRETMNFKSTNVEPRETMNFKSKNVEKPREIQHLNPKQDLNTEFETKNVIHPPQNRFKPKSNKAPNMYRALQNQINDYLSVPVDKNEIHRREQRSHRFKNTNTKPTYNFNPVKGKKIVGLNQDIEKPYLRLTSAPNPLIVRPEQVLVKSFKHVFDKFMRTRNYTYIQEQFRSIRQDIQVQHLKSPFVVRMYTTNARLAMLHNDLDQFNQCQTQLKHLLVNSNDCQQLQFEFEMYYMLYLALQNMSMGLIRYLKENHVNQTLQSNPKLENQFKKTIYFKFANEVRVSISEGNFIKYFKLANTKKIDHSYYLHRIYKDAFDTRKPRDIKQKHKNFYDTDSMFYVKLLFKMFENKLRMFSLYTLCRSSLTLSIELLTDILNFSSEDDCLNFLKRNKITFSSSKLVDCKRSLDSIANSPLMRSKKT; encoded by the exons ATGTATAACTTTAATCCAAAGGGGCAACAGCCCCGCCTAAGCTATAATATGCTTTATTCTCACTTAAAATTGCTAG GATACACAGATGAATTGGCTGGAATCGAAGCGCATAAATTTATGAAGCAGGTTAATTCTCTTAACCAACAATCTAACCCTTTAAACCAACAGTCTAACTCTTTTAACCAGCAGTCTAACTCTTTTAACCAACAGCCTAACCCGTTAAACCAACAGTCTAATTCTTTTAACCAACAGCCTAACGTACAAGCAAATACTTCTCAGTTTAACCAAAATATGTACCGGGATACAAACTATAATGCTGCTGGTTACAATTTGAACTCCAACGTCTTCAATCAGCAAGTGCAACCCATTCAAGGCATTAATCCGCCACAAATTAAGCAAAGTTTCAACCTTGGTTTTGAATCACTAAGTAATCAAGCgaattatgataaaaataatttgcTAAGCGGAGTCAAGATCTCTTCAAAGGCAACACCTCCTTTTCCAAGCCTACAACTGAATGACCCGTTAGACCCTCACAAAACTCGCAAAAGACCACCTCtag ACCCTAGAACCCTGGctgaaatatttaatactgAGTCAGTACAACCTCTACAATGTGACCCTGCACATCCAATTACTCTACTGTATCAGAAACAAAACCCTCCATCTAATCCATTCCTAATTGGCCATGACCTTCCCACTGAATCTCCTCTGGTGAAATCCGTACCAGGATATTCACTGAATCAACCACCACCACCAAGTTACCCCTATAAACAGCCAGTTGGAACAGTCCCGCAGCCAAATGTCAGGTGCTCCGGAATTATGCCTCAAAATCCACCAAAAATGCCGAGTCCCTTTTCCCTTGATAACAAATTGCTTACGccaaataaaaataatgaaatgCCGAGCCCTTTTTGCCTCGATAACAGAGGGGCTCCAAATAAAATACCGAGTCCTTTTTACCTTGATAACAAAGGGACTCCAAatcaaaataaacaaaatgaAATGCCGAGTCCTTTTTACCTTGATACCAAAGGGACTACGCCAAatcaaaataaacaaaatgaAGACACGGCTTCATTAACCATAGTCCAAGTCAACAGGTGGATTCAGGACCTGTACTTGCACTTGAACATG ACCACTTGCTCTAAAACTTTAAGAAAGGCAgtgaatatttatattcaaCACGTAATGGAAAAATTCAG gaatGGAACGTTGACTATGAACGAGTTGAAAATGTTAAGTCCAGACGAAATATTGAACTTCAAACCCACAAATGTAGACCAGCCACGTGAAACAATGAATTTCAAATCAAAAAATGTAGAACCTCGTGAAACAATGAATTTCAAATCCACAAATGTAGAACCACGTGAAACAATGAACTTCAAATCCAAAAACGTGGAAAAGCCGCGTGAAATTCAGCATCTGAATCCAAAGCAGGATTTAAATACTGAGTTTGAAACTAAAAATGTAATACACCCGCCGCAGAATAGGTTTAAACCTAAGTCTAATAAGGCGCCAAACATGTACAGAGCTTTACAAAACCAAATTAACGATTACTTATCAGTTCCAgtggataaaaatgaaattcATAGACGAGAACAGAGATCACATCGTTTCAAAAATACCAATACAAAACCA ACTTACAATTTCAATCCTGTCaagggtaaaaaaataGTTGGTCTCAACCAAGACATAGAGAAGCCGTATTTAAGACTTACATCAGCGCCAAATCCCTTAATT GTCAGGCCTGAGCAAGTGTTGGTTAAGTCATTCAAACACGTGTTTGACAAATTCATGAGGACCAGAAATTACACCTATATCCAAGAGCAGTTTAGATCAATACGACAGGATATACAAGTACAGCACCTGAAATCGCCATTCGTAGTTAGAATGTACACAACAAATGCAAGATTGGCAATGCTCCACAACGACCTGGACCAGTTCAACCAGTGCCAAACCCAACTCAAGCACTTGCTTGTAAATTCCAATGATTGTCAACAACTACAG tttgAATTCGAGATGTATTACATGCTGTACCTGGCGTTACAGAATATGAGCATGGGTCTTATCAGATACTTAA AGGAAAATCACGTGAATCAAACTTTGCAATCTAACCCTAAGCTTGAAAACCAGTTTAAGAAGACAATTTACTTCAAGTTCGCAAATGAGGTCAGAGTCTCAATCTCGGAGGGGAACTTTATCAAATACTTCAAACTGGCAAATACCAAGAAAATCGACCACTCGTACTATCTGCACAGGATATACAAAGACGCGTTTGATACCAGAAAACCAAGGGATATTAAACAGAAACACAAGAATTTCTACGATACAGACTCAATGTTTTACGTCAAACTGCTTTTCAAAATGTTCGAAAACAAACTTCGCATGTTCTCACTCTACACACTTTGCAG GAGTTCTCTGACCTTGTCGATAGAACTGTTGACGGATATATTGAACTTTTCAAGCGAGGATGATTGCCTCAACTTTCTAAA AAGAAACAAGATTACCTTCAGTAGCTCGAAATTGGTTGATTGCAAGCGATCTCTGGATTCAATTGCTAACTCGCCACTCATGCGCAGTAAAAAGACTTAA
- a CDS encoding Mitotic-spindle organizing gamma-tubulin ring associated family protein, with protein sequence MDNSIIFKGNEDNTVKRIKIGKNNTVEDTNFDLICKLSDYLDTGIDRNLLRILVNLCLLGVNPNSLVNILKRLIKFRNTLSNQRS encoded by the coding sequence atggataattctattatttttaaggGTAATGAAGATAATACAGTAAAGAGGATTAAAATTGGGAAGAATAACACTGTAGAAGATACCAACTTTGACTTAATATGCAAATTGTCTGATTATTTGGACACTGGAATTGACAGAAACTTGCTAAGAATACTGGTAAATTTATGTTTACTAGGAGTTAATCCTAATTCCTTGGTAAACATACTTAAACGCCTGATCAAGTTCAGGAATACTCTTTCAAACCAACGGTCTtaa
- the rbm8a gene encoding RNA-binding protein 8A: MYNGTGAPIKSIEGWVLMVTGIHEEAQDEDVREAFENYGTVTNLHLNLDRRTGYVKGYALLEFKNKEEAENAMAKLNGSELLGKKISVTWVFRETPQE, encoded by the exons ATGTATAACGGTACGGGAGCTCCAATTAAAT cAATTGAGGGCTGGGTTTTAATGGTAACTGGAATCCATGAGGAAGCTCAGGACGAGGATGTGAGAGAGGCGTTTGAAAACTACGGAACCGTTACTAATCTACATTTGAACCTGGATAGAAGAACGGGATACGTCAAAGGCTACGCCTTGTTAGAATTTAAGAATAAAGAAGAAGCTGAAAATGCCATGGCCA aATTAAATGGATCAGAGCTCCTAGGGAAAAAAATTTCAGTAACTTGGGTATTTAGAGAAACTCCTcaagaataa